From Halotia branconii CENA392, the proteins below share one genomic window:
- the glpX gene encoding class II fructose-bisphosphatase: MENTLGLEIIEVVEQAAIASSKWMGKGEKNIADQVAVEAMRERMNKIYMRGRIVIGEGERDEAPMLYIGEEVGICTQPDAKNFCNPDELIEIDIAVDPCEGTNLVAYGQNGSMAVLAISEKGGLFAAPDFYMKKLAAPAPAKGLVDINKSATENLKILSECLNRSIEELVVVVMDRPRHKELIKEIRDAGARVRLISDGDVSAAISCAFGGTNIHALMGIGAAPEGVISAAAMRCLGGHFQGQLIYDPSVVQTGLIGESREGNLARLKEMGINDPDKVYDANELASGETVLFAACGITPGTLMEGVRFFNGGARTQSLVISNQSNTARFVDTIHLFDEPKNLQLH, translated from the coding sequence GTGGAAAATACACTTGGGTTAGAGATTATTGAAGTAGTAGAGCAAGCGGCGATCGCTTCCTCGAAGTGGATGGGCAAAGGCGAAAAGAACATTGCTGACCAAGTAGCAGTGGAAGCCATGCGGGAGCGAATGAATAAAATCTATATGCGTGGTCGCATCGTTATTGGCGAAGGCGAACGCGATGAAGCTCCGATGCTCTACATTGGGGAAGAAGTCGGTATTTGTACCCAACCAGATGCTAAAAACTTCTGTAACCCTGATGAACTAATTGAAATTGATATCGCTGTTGACCCTTGTGAAGGAACCAACTTAGTTGCTTACGGTCAAAATGGCTCGATGGCAGTTTTGGCAATTTCCGAAAAAGGCGGTTTGTTTGCTGCGCCTGACTTCTACATGAAGAAACTTGCAGCCCCAGCACCCGCGAAAGGTTTAGTTGACATTAATAAGTCTGCTACTGAAAACCTTAAAATTCTATCTGAGTGCTTAAACCGTTCCATTGAGGAATTGGTAGTTGTGGTAATGGATCGTCCGCGCCACAAAGAACTCATTAAAGAAATCCGTGACGCAGGTGCAAGAGTTAGACTGATCAGTGATGGTGACGTTTCGGCTGCTATCTCTTGTGCTTTTGGTGGCACTAACATCCATGCTTTGATGGGTATCGGTGCAGCGCCTGAAGGAGTGATTTCTGCTGCGGCTATGCGGTGCTTGGGAGGACACTTCCAAGGGCAATTGATCTATGATCCAAGCGTAGTGCAAACAGGTTTGATAGGTGAAAGCAGAGAAGGTAATCTTGCCCGGCTGAAAGAAATGGGTATCAATGACCCCGATAAAGTTTACGATGCCAACGAATTAGCCTCTGGCGAAACTGTTCTATTTGCTGCTTGTGGTATTACCCCCGGCACTCTCATGGAAGGTGTCCGCTTCTTCAACGGTGGTGCAAGGACTCAAAGCTTGGTTATTTCCAACCAGTCCAATACAGCCCGTTTTGTTGATACTATCCATTTGTTTGACGAACCTAAGAATCTGCAATTGCATTAG
- a CDS encoding glutamyl-tRNA reductase has protein sequence MNIAVVGLSHKTAPVEIREKLSIPEIQTESAIAHLSSYPHIDEVAIVSTCNRMEIYIVTSETEHGIREVTQFLSEYSKLPMLSLRQHLFMLLHDDAVMHVMRVAAGLDSLVLGEGQILAQIKTTHKHGQQYNGIKTILNRLFKQAITAGKRVRTETSIGTGAVSISSAAVELAQMKMANLAACRATILGAGKMSRLLVQHLVSKGAAQINIVNRSRDRAHELAQQFPEQPIRIHLLSEMMTVIADSDLVFTSTSATEPILDRAKLEIILEPNRPLMLFDISVPRNIHGDVNELANVQAFNVDDLKAVVAQNYESRRKMAQEAERLLEQEVETFDIWWRSLETVSTISCLRHKIETIREQELEKALSRLGSEFGDKHQEVIEALTRGIVNKILHDPMVQLRAQQDVEARQRCMQTLQMLFNLDAGEQFS, from the coding sequence ATGAATATTGCAGTGGTGGGGTTAAGCCATAAAACAGCCCCAGTTGAAATTCGGGAAAAGCTGAGTATTCCAGAAATACAAACTGAAAGCGCGATCGCTCACCTTAGCAGTTATCCCCATATTGATGAAGTCGCAATAGTTAGCACTTGTAACCGCATGGAAATCTACATTGTTACCAGTGAAACCGAGCATGGTATCCGTGAAGTTACCCAGTTTCTTTCGGAATATAGTAAATTACCAATGCTGTCTTTGAGACAACATCTGTTTATGTTGCTACATGATGATGCTGTCATGCATGTGATGCGGGTAGCTGCTGGCTTAGATAGTCTGGTACTTGGAGAAGGTCAAATTCTCGCTCAGATCAAGACAACTCATAAACATGGGCAGCAATACAACGGTATAAAAACAATTTTGAATCGATTATTTAAACAAGCAATTACGGCAGGTAAACGGGTTCGCACTGAAACTAGTATAGGTACTGGTGCTGTTTCTATCAGTTCAGCAGCTGTGGAGTTAGCACAGATGAAAATGGCAAATTTAGCCGCTTGTCGAGCCACAATTTTAGGTGCTGGCAAGATGTCACGGCTGTTAGTACAACACTTGGTTTCTAAAGGTGCTGCACAAATTAATATTGTCAATCGTTCCCGCGATCGCGCCCACGAATTGGCACAACAGTTTCCTGAGCAGCCTATACGTATTCACTTACTATCGGAAATGATGACCGTAATTGCCGATAGCGACTTAGTATTTACTAGTACTTCAGCAACTGAGCCAATACTTGACCGTGCCAAGCTAGAAATAATATTAGAGCCTAACCGTCCTTTAATGTTATTTGATATTTCTGTACCGCGTAATATTCATGGGGATGTGAATGAACTGGCAAATGTACAAGCTTTCAATGTCGATGATTTGAAGGCGGTAGTAGCGCAAAACTACGAAAGCCGTCGGAAAATGGCACAAGAGGCCGAAAGACTTCTAGAGCAAGAAGTAGAAACTTTTGATATCTGGTGGCGTAGTCTAGAAACTGTCTCCACGATTAGCTGTCTGCGGCATAAAATTGAAACCATCCGTGAACAAGAATTAGAAAAGGCTTTATCACGATTGGGGTCAGAGTTTGGTGACAAGCATCAAGAAGTCATCGAAGCCTTAACAAGGGGGATTGTTAACAAAATTTTACATGATCCGATGGTGCAACTGCGAGCGCAGCAGGATGTAGAAGCTAGACAACGTTGTATGCAAACATTGCAAATGTTGTTTAACCTAGATGCAGGCGAGCAATTTAGCTAA